In the genome of Populus alba chromosome 11, ASM523922v2, whole genome shotgun sequence, one region contains:
- the LOC118031557 gene encoding AP-4 complex subunit mu isoform X1, with the protein MISQFFVLSQRGDNIVFRDYRGEVPKGSAEIFFRKVKFWKEDGEEEAPPVFNVDGVNYFHVKVVGLLFVATTRVNVSPSLVLELLQRIARVIKDYLGVLNEDSLRKNFVLVYELLDEVIDFGYVQTTSTELLKSYVFNEPLVVDAARLQPLSPAAIFMQGTKRMPGTAVTKSVVANEPGGRKREEIFVDIIEKISVTFSSSGYILTSEIDGTIQMKSYLSGNPEIRLALNEDLSIGRGDYRSSFGSGSVILDDCNFHESVRLDNFDLDRTLTLVPPDGEFPVMNYRMTQEFKPPFRINTLIEEAGALKAEVILKVSAEFPSSITANTIIVQMPLPKYTTRVNFELEPGALGQTTDFKEANRRLEWGLKKIVGGSEHTLRAKLTFSQELHGNITKEAGPVSMTFTIPMYNASRLQVKYLQIAKKSSTYNPYRWVRYVTQANSYVARI; encoded by the exons atGATCTCTCAATTCTTCGTGCTCTCGCAGCGAGGCGACAATATTGTCTTTCGCGATT ATCGCGGTGAAGTTCCAAAAGGAAGTGCAGAAATATTTTTCCGCAAAGTCAAGTTTTGGAAGGAAGACGGAGAAGAAGAGGCCCCCCCTGTCTTT AATGTGGATGGTGTAAACTACTTTCATGTGAAAGTAGTTGGATTATTATTTGTTGCAACCACGAGAGTAAATGTGTCACCTTCTCTGGTCTTGGAACTTTTACAAAGGATTGCTCGTGTTATCAAAGATTATCTTGGGGTACTCAATGAAGATTCTCTTCGGAAAAACTTTGTGCTCGTGTATGAGTTGCTTGATGAAGTCATT GATTTTGGTTATGTACAAACCACGTCCACTGAACTGTTGAAGTCCTATGTATTCAATGAGCCACTTGTGGTCGATGCTGCACGTTTGCAACCTCTGAGTCCCGCTGCCATTTTCATG CAAGGGACAAAAAGGATGCCAGGTACAGCTGTCACAAAGTCTGTTGTTGCAAATGAGCCAGGGGGTAGGAAGAGGGAGGAAATCTTTGTGGATATAATCGAGAAAATCAGTGTGACATTCAGCTCTAGT GGATATATATTGACTTCTGAAATTGATGGCACCATTCAAATGAAGAGCTATCTTTCTGGAAATCCAGAAATCCGATTAGCCCTTAATGAGGACTTGAGCATAGGAAGAGGTG ATTATAGAAGTTCATTTGGGTCAGGCTCAGTGATACTTGATGATTGTAATTTTCATGAGTCTGTACGTCTAGATAATTTTGATCTGGATAGAACTTTGACTCTG GTACCGCCAGATGGTGAATTTCCTGTCATGAATTATCGGATGACTCAGGAATTTAAACCTCCTTTTCGTATTAATACTTTGATAGAAGAAGCAGGTGCACTTAAG GCTGAAGTGATTCTTAAAGTATCTGCTGAATTTCCCTCAAGCATTACTGCAAACACAATCATTGTACAGATGCCACTGCCAAAATATACCACCAG AGTTAATTTTGAGTTGGAACCTGGAGCACTTGGGCAAACAACAGATTTCAAGGAAGCAAATAGGAGGCTTGAATGGGGATTAAAGAAG ATTGTTGGGGGATCAGAGCATACCTTACGTGCAAAGCTGACATTTTCACAGGAGTTGCATG GGAATATCACAAAGGAAGCTGGACCAGTTAGCATGACATTCACAATTCCGATGTATAATGCTTCACGTCTTCAG GTGAAATACTTGCAGATAGCAAAGAAATCAAGTACATATAATCCATATCGATGGGTGAGATACGTTACACAGGCCAATTCCTATGTTGCCCGCATATGA
- the LOC118031557 gene encoding AP-4 complex subunit mu isoform X2 has translation MISQFFVLSQRGDNIVFRDYRGEVPKGSAEIFFRKVKFWKEDGEEEAPPVFNVDGVNYFHVKVVGLLFVATTRVNVSPSLVLELLQRIARVIKDYLGVLNEDSLRKNFVLVYELLDEVIDFGYVQTTSTELLKSYVFNEPLVVDAARLQPLSPAAIFMQGTKRMPGTAVTKSVVANEPGGRKREEIFVDIIEKISVTFSSSGYILTSEIDGTIQMKSYLSGNPEIRLALNEDLSIGRDYRSSFGSGSVILDDCNFHESVRLDNFDLDRTLTLVPPDGEFPVMNYRMTQEFKPPFRINTLIEEAGALKAEVILKVSAEFPSSITANTIIVQMPLPKYTTRVNFELEPGALGQTTDFKEANRRLEWGLKKIVGGSEHTLRAKLTFSQELHGNITKEAGPVSMTFTIPMYNASRLQVKYLQIAKKSSTYNPYRWVRYVTQANSYVARI, from the exons atGATCTCTCAATTCTTCGTGCTCTCGCAGCGAGGCGACAATATTGTCTTTCGCGATT ATCGCGGTGAAGTTCCAAAAGGAAGTGCAGAAATATTTTTCCGCAAAGTCAAGTTTTGGAAGGAAGACGGAGAAGAAGAGGCCCCCCCTGTCTTT AATGTGGATGGTGTAAACTACTTTCATGTGAAAGTAGTTGGATTATTATTTGTTGCAACCACGAGAGTAAATGTGTCACCTTCTCTGGTCTTGGAACTTTTACAAAGGATTGCTCGTGTTATCAAAGATTATCTTGGGGTACTCAATGAAGATTCTCTTCGGAAAAACTTTGTGCTCGTGTATGAGTTGCTTGATGAAGTCATT GATTTTGGTTATGTACAAACCACGTCCACTGAACTGTTGAAGTCCTATGTATTCAATGAGCCACTTGTGGTCGATGCTGCACGTTTGCAACCTCTGAGTCCCGCTGCCATTTTCATG CAAGGGACAAAAAGGATGCCAGGTACAGCTGTCACAAAGTCTGTTGTTGCAAATGAGCCAGGGGGTAGGAAGAGGGAGGAAATCTTTGTGGATATAATCGAGAAAATCAGTGTGACATTCAGCTCTAGT GGATATATATTGACTTCTGAAATTGATGGCACCATTCAAATGAAGAGCTATCTTTCTGGAAATCCAGAAATCCGATTAGCCCTTAATGAGGACTTGAGCATAGGAAGAG ATTATAGAAGTTCATTTGGGTCAGGCTCAGTGATACTTGATGATTGTAATTTTCATGAGTCTGTACGTCTAGATAATTTTGATCTGGATAGAACTTTGACTCTG GTACCGCCAGATGGTGAATTTCCTGTCATGAATTATCGGATGACTCAGGAATTTAAACCTCCTTTTCGTATTAATACTTTGATAGAAGAAGCAGGTGCACTTAAG GCTGAAGTGATTCTTAAAGTATCTGCTGAATTTCCCTCAAGCATTACTGCAAACACAATCATTGTACAGATGCCACTGCCAAAATATACCACCAG AGTTAATTTTGAGTTGGAACCTGGAGCACTTGGGCAAACAACAGATTTCAAGGAAGCAAATAGGAGGCTTGAATGGGGATTAAAGAAG ATTGTTGGGGGATCAGAGCATACCTTACGTGCAAAGCTGACATTTTCACAGGAGTTGCATG GGAATATCACAAAGGAAGCTGGACCAGTTAGCATGACATTCACAATTCCGATGTATAATGCTTCACGTCTTCAG GTGAAATACTTGCAGATAGCAAAGAAATCAAGTACATATAATCCATATCGATGGGTGAGATACGTTACACAGGCCAATTCCTATGTTGCCCGCATATGA
- the LOC118031558 gene encoding AT-hook motif nuclear-localized protein 17, whose translation MKGEYAEHHQSKHENTPNMFSKLHPRHHQHLPFSQQYQLSRESEEEDTRSTGAAATPNLTPTTQKQKLIEPNSSGGTDGATIEVVRRPRGRPPGSKNKPKPPVIITREPEPSMSPYILEVPGGNDVVEALSRFCRRKNMGICVLTGSGTVANVTLRQPSATPGATITFHGRFDILSISATFLPLTASYPVPNSFTISLAGPQGQIVGGIVAGSLVAAGTVFVVAASFNNPSYHRLPLEEEGRTSGSGGGGEGQSPAVSGAGGGESGHAASGGGGESCGIAMYSCHMPNDVIWAPAARPPPPPPF comes from the coding sequence ATGAAAGGTGAATATGCAGAACATCATCAGTCGAAGCATGAAAATACACCAAACATGTTCTCCAAACTCCACCCTCGTCATCATCAGCACCTTCCCTTCTCTCAACAATACCAATTATCTCGTGAGTCAGAGGAGGAAGATACTCGTAGTACTGGTGCAGCCGCCACACCCAATCTCACACCCACCACACAAAAACAGAAACTCATCGAGCCAAACAGCAGTGGTGGCACTGATGGTGCCACTATTGAAGTGGTTCGTCGACCAAGAGGCAGACCGCCTGGTTCTAAGAACAAACCCAAACCACCCGTTATTATTACCCGGGAACCTGAACCCTCCATGAGTCCTTACATTCTAGAAGTCCCAGGTGGGAACGACGTCGTTGAGGCTCTATCCCGTTTTTGTCGCCGAAAAAACATGGGAATCTGCGTCCTAACCGGATCCGGCACGGTAGCTAACGTCACTCTGCGTCAGCCATCGGCAACACCAGGAGCTACTATTACGTTTCATGGAAGATTCGATATTTTGTCAATTTCGGCGACGTTTTTGCCTCTAACGGCATCCTATCCGGTGCCTAATAGTTTCACCATTTCGCTTGCGGGTCCACAAGGGCAGATCGTTGGAGGGATTGTAGCGGGAAGTTTGGTCGCGGCTGGCACTGTTTTTGTTGTAGCGGCGTCGTTTAATAATCCGAGTTATCACCGGTTACCGCTTGAGGAAGAAGGGAGGACTTCTGGGTCTGGCGGTGGTGGGGAAGGGCAGTCACCGGCTGTGTCTGGTGCAGGTGGTGGAGAAAGTGGACACGCGGCgagtggtggaggaggagagtCTTGCGGGATCGCTATGTATAGTTGTCATATGCCTAATGATGTCATTTGGGCACCCGCTGCGaggccaccaccaccaccgcctttttaa